Genomic DNA from Epinephelus moara isolate mb chromosome 24, YSFRI_EMoa_1.0, whole genome shotgun sequence:
catggagatgacAGGCCACGTGAACGGACGGGACCGAGAGGAGGTTCAAGTGGAATAAAAGCCAGGGAGTATTTATGATGGAGAGCACACTGGATAgactctctcttcttctccttcactGACCACATGTGACAAGTTGAAGTGAAGTCAGAATGACTCTGGTGTCTCCTCTGTGAGCTCTCCTTTGCGCGCTCGTGTCTCAGCCTGGATGATGGAGGTGGAGGCGGAGAGCTGCTGGCAGCGTCTGCTCAGGCTGCTCCTTCTGATCTGCTTCATGCCTCTCCGCAGCTCGGCCATCGAGACCGGTAAGACTGCAGCCAGCGGACACACCGACTAGAAACACTTGTCACTCACTGATAGATGATGTTTGGATCGTGTTGAAAGTGACGCACTCGTGCGCACAATTTCTTTTAGACTGTGCGTAACGCGCTGATTGCGATTGGTGTCTCAGATGGAAGAGGCAGAGAGCAgaagtaattttattttaattgtgacTGTAGTAGGACTTGTAGCTGAAGTTTGCCTAGTCAAGTAGCCTGTCTGAGAGAAATAGGTTAGATAATAttgtaacatttgaatattGAGATAATCCTACACACATTATTTTCCTAATTGTGTTGCAGCTTATTAAATGTGGGTTCTGACTTCTCTGCAATTCAAAGTATTGTTTTGTTATAATGCCGTTTACATGCAGATTGAAAGGTCTTCACTGTGTGAGAATTTCAACAAAAAGAATGCATCCTTGATGTTCACTATGATGGATCACACCactcaagcaagtctcaagagTTGTTTTCATATGATATGGAAATTACTGGACACCTGAGAATTACTGGAACAGCAGAGTATTCTGATACAATTACCGGCCTGCCCTGGCAAAATTAAGTGGAGGCCATCTTTAAAAGGCTGTGGCAcctatcttgtgaaactagacaacctaaggcatctgTTGGCACCATGCATATTGGCATAGCTTGTTTGGAAGAGAGCTAAATAGCACTCCAAAGTTAAGCTAAATTTGGGCGAGGGAAAttactggcatggccattttcaaataGGTCCCTTGAGCTCTCACCTCATGATATCTGCAACTAGCCTTTGACAACACAATTGAATTAATGAAATGCTGTTatagcttttggttttggtgtaccaccaaaaaaaaaattactgggGGCACCACTGCAGTAGAGCATCACTCCAAAATCACCACTAAAactaatttaattattattattgttgttattatgaCATGTATGATCAAATGATGTTGACGTTATTGATCAAGTCATTGACAAAGTTCAATCAAAGTTAGATACAGTACAATAAGATTGGGCAACATGAGAAAATATAAAGTGAGATTATTGTATTTAGTCTGTTAGTTTCTGTAGTGTTTATATTGAGTTAGCTCCCACTTAAATATCTACCTTGTATGAGACTGTTGTGGGTGATGTTGCAAATCAAAGAGCAGAACTGTTTTATGTTAGGACTGGATTATGAAACATGAAGCATCACTATGATGAAGGTCATCAGTTTTTTCAAGTATCTAATTTTCTGGACAAGCCAAAGACAAATTGTTACAACTCGGGAGGAAGCAGCATGAAGGAAACCAGATGGATAAACCAAATTTTATTATGTAAattcaaaaagaaaaggaaggacGGGTCATTCCAAGTCGGGTCCTACAGAGGCCAgacattcagtgaacacacattggaacaggctgaGTGCTCAGGTGTGCATCACTGAAGAGGCCCTGCCTTCAATTCTGGCAAACTGTgcgcaaagaattgtgggtacctTACgcctgctgaggatacacacatgcatccctAGAAATTCTCTGAGGAAAGGACTCGGTCCTCAGTAGAATTCAAAGGATCCTttacattggaacagtccttcgcTTGGATTTGATGACGTTGCCTCCTTGAAATTTAGCCCTCTAAAGATCCTTCCTTGACTGAGAAGTACCAAGAGAGTGTGAGGGAGATGGCGAAGGGGGCTTTTGGGTGCTGCTGACTGGATAGGAGGAGTTAGTTAATCGGGAACTCCCtgaaacaagaaacaaaagCCAGGTGCTCAGAACACAACACAAATAGTCTTTTTGTCTGCATaaaatttctatttttttctgaaaatataCCTATCATGATATTTATCCATATCGTGATATAGAATTGCATATGTATGATACCTTTGTTTCCCATGTTGCGCACCCCTGCTGTAGCCCCATTAGACCAGTTTATTCATCTTGGTTCACTGAAGTCTTTATAAACTTTGTTTGGTGTACAGAAGGACTGAATCACTTTCAGTGTAAAGTGATCTAATAGAAGCTGCATTGAGTCACTGGTGTTAGAACAACACATGGATGGATAGTGATGCTGCTGCCCTTTACTACACAATgctgtctcacacacatttcTCACTACAGTGTGTCACCCAGACCTTGACCCTCACCCACCCTCTGGATTTGCTCTCTGAGATGGGCACCATTTACAACGATAGCGTTGAAAAACAGTTGAATTTTCAGCCTGCAAAAATCTTTACTGGGGACTTGGTGTCCTCCGGTCAGCCATGTTTTGGACAGTGTCCCCTAAGGCTTTGTATTTACTTGTGTGGTGCAGAGGGGATGAGCTGTTTCCCACCAACAGGGGCTCCTGGGCTTTGGGACATTCCTGGAGGTCAGTGCAGGAGGATCTAGTTGTCTCCCAGGGAAACAGAGCTAATAAACTCCGGGGGTGGTCGTAAATTTTCTCATTATTTGGCCTGCGGCCCAGAGGCAGGGGGCGTTGGGTGGCTGGGTGGGGGCTGCTGGAGCCGGATCTGCCCACCCATCTGTCCTGGTCCTGCCTGTGGATGAGCAGTGAGCTGCTTTTCAAACAAtcacatgctgatcacatggcTGATTCAACAGACCAGGTTTATGCTGATGTGTGTGAGTTCGTACATCTGCCAGTGTGCTGTAGACAAACTCTTCTATAGCATCACTGGGATTTTTAATTCAGCTGTTGTCATAAACCCAAATTCAGAGGTTTGTTAAAATTCTCCATCATCCACGCTATGATATATCTAGAAGTGGTGAGTCAACTGGACTAGCCTGGTGTTTGTATAaaattttctctttgtgtttccctgAACCATGTTTCCCTGACGAGCTGCAGTGGAGGTTTAGTAACAAAATGAGGGAATTCTGTGGGATGTGTTAATGGGCGGCATAAACAGGAGGAAAGCAAAACTTTATAGACGCACTTGAGAAATGCACCTGTCCTTCAGCATTTGAATTAAACAGACAACATGTCATATCAGCTTCAGATTAATATGGGACTCATCATCAGGGACAGACAGAAATTATGTATAATTAAAattatacagatttttttttagcaaaactCTAAAATCATATGAAGAAACATTCTCATGGAAATTTCATATATTGTTTTCCCCATtcattaaagctgtagttggtaacttaaatttaaataactttttgtcatatttgctgaaactgtaaCTCCATCCACACAGTATTACATGAAACAGATAATCTTGAAAAAATaatgctcctcctcctccttataGTGCTTCTGATGGGTTTGCTAGAATCCACATtacctaaatgaaaacaaccaatcagagccaaggattctctaatgcagctgtcaattatGTCAATCACATAGACTGTATACAGATGGACGACACGTCTCCACTTTCTCCCACTGtagaaaaatgaagccaaaatatcgcAGATATGGCCGCTGCCTTCTTGTGCTGGTGACATAATTTAAAGCCAGAGTCTGCGTTGTAGTGATCTCTGGCGGTGTCGAGTTCTCACCCAAACACCCGTCCAACCATCTGCAAGCAATGCCATTAATCACAAGCACACATACTAAAGcggtcaatcatgatgtcagacCACCTTTCTATAGTATTAAATAACTAATTACACCAAAACTTAAACAGGAAAATAGCAGTGGGATAAGAACTACCtacaatgacagaaaccatcatTGGTCCAGTAGGTGGTGCTTTATCATGGCttgactgtttccaacatggcagccaggtcacaaacACTCACAAAAACCCATTTGATGGATTTACTATCAAAAGCCAACAGAAGCACTTTAAGGAGGAGGAAcgtgattgttttttttaaacgaaCGTGtcaaaaagatatttttgtaGAAGTTACCAATTACAGCTTTAAAAACTCGTCTCTACAAATCAGTAATTTCACATATTCACTGACACTTTACAGTAACCCAAACTAGAGACCGACTCAcgatgggatcactccagctACGATACAGTGATCAATAGTTTTAagttatactatgcaggattttcctaaaaacaatgccctctgcttgtattttcttatgtttttcTTATTGAATGTGCTTGGGACGTTAATGGGCAATCcctacccccccacccccagcagtgctcaggtgaggttggagCTTCGTAAAAAGGtggcgaccaggtgccagatcgTTAGCaacaggcatccaagagacacagcaccaaaaaacacaaatatagcaaggtgaaacgccaaatgagagtgaatctgaggttggattttactttcacttttgctggtgaGCATTTGCAAACAGCAGCCGACAATCCTGCGtagtatatctttaaatcaAATATGGGCCAGGGACGTAAAGTCGGGGGGCCAATAGCCAAGACTTCCTACCCCTACTTCCAATGCTCTTGCTTGTTCGGATTCAACCTTTATTTTGgtctcaactacacacctgttcTTGAGAGAACAGGCTAAAATCTTTTAGCCTGTTCTCTCAAGATTCTTGTCTGTCTGTAATGGATTCCTGAGATAATGATTTAATTCCAACTTTATCTCGACACTTCAGCGTTCACTGTTTTCTCTTGATCACAACTGAAATGTCTAATTACCCGTATAGAAGTTTCTGCATGTTGCCAAGAATtagacacaaaaagaaacaagcCCCCTTTGTGATCATTAATATATTAAAGAATTGTATGTTTAGAGTTTTACTCATGTTCTACAGAAATGCTCCATGTATCAGCTCGCTGAGgattctgtctttttcttggcagtGAACGTGGTGGACTTCTGTGGCCAGACGATCCGCAGTGACGGCATGATCGTCAACTCACACCAGGAATCCAAGAAGTACTACTTtgtgaccatggcaactgaCTGCCATCTCACAATGCAGGCCAGCTCCCCTAAAGACAAGGTCCAGTTCCACTTCCGCTTCTTTCTGGTATACAGTTTGCTACGAGTGGCCCCTCTGAGCCCGGCCCCTCTGCTTCCAGAGTCCCCTCGAGGCTCCGCCCCTCTCAACCCCAGACTGGAGCCCACATCTGGTGAAAGCTCAGGAGATCCATGTCATGCTGGCTCATATGTCCAGTTCTATGACGGACGGGACAGGAGCTCGCCTCCCCTCGGGCCTCCTCTTTGTGGGAAGAGCCCACCCCGGCCGGTGCTGTCCACAGGAAACTACCTGACCCTGAGGCTAGTGACCCGGGGGACTCAACCCAGAGTGGACTTTGTGGGGGACTTCACCTCCTTCAGACTGGGTAagaaagacacagacaggtCTATTCATTCTGCAGACACTTGGTGCCTCACAGGCTCTTTGGCGAGATACGGGATACATAAACTAATGTATGATGATGGTATAATGATCCTGATAACCTGAAATCAGAAAATAATGGATGaggtccattattttatagAACGGGACAATTTGAAGTACATTATCACTGTCATACAACAGCCACTTTACTAAAGGCATGATCAGTCATTTTCCATCTAAGTGTTTGCAGCCACTTTAACGCATGGGTAGGTTCGTTTTGCCAGTCATGGTTAACTGGTAAAGTAACAGGAAAATGTCAGAATCAGGTTTATTGTCATGTAGGTTTCTACATACACAGGTTGTCACATATGTCAGTTAGCATCAATATTAGGCTATGGTTACAAGAATACTGACTGCAATGTCCTCCAAGAATCACCACCTTAACATGGTGACTGAGTTTTTATGTGTCTGTGATCCAGGGAGTTGTATGGGGCAGTAGCTCCTAGTAGGGTCTGATAGTGTTCCCAGGTGAGGGGCCAGACAAAGAGCGATTCAATAGACCCCAGTGAATCGCTAAAAAAGGAGCTGGACCGCCTtgcccagaaaaaaaaaaaaggaaactgggGGCCACTTCTGGAGCCAGACCTGGGAGGGGAGCTGGCTGGCGAGCATCAGGCCTTGTGCCATAGGGCCTGGTCCGGCTCAGCCTGAAAGACCAGCATTGAGCCACTGTCCTGTGGGCCCACCACATGCAGGAATAGGCATTAGGGATGGGTGCACTGTAAGCTGGGCAGCAGGTAAGGGTGGGGACCTGGGCATGCTGACCCCTAGCATTGCAGACTGGCTGTAGgtacatggaatgtcacctcccTGGTGGGCACGGAACTGGTGCTGGTGCAGTAGGTGGAGCGGTGCCATCTACAATAGATATAGCTGGGCTCACCTGTACGCATAGCACTACTTCTGGAACCAAACTCCTGAAGCAGCGCTGGAGTCCaactcagctgtcaatcatgtcaatcattGCTGTGGACcggaactgtggtcaaactgtagAACAAGGCAGCGTTGACTGAGTATGAATCAAGTTTCTGTTACTGCAGTGCCTATGTCTCGCCTCAGATGTTTCCAGGAACATATCTAAGTGTACTGATTTGCTgttaaatgagaaagtttgctcaAGCCATTTAGAGAAATAGGCAGTGCTGTAACAgagtcttgattcatattttatcagcactgcctagtttgacagtccGACTGCAGTTGATGATCAGTGATTGAGAGCTGCGTTaaagactccttggctctgagtGGACGTTTCCTTCAGCCACAGAAGATtatagcaaatgccattagaagcactacaagGAGGAAGAGCAACATGATTTTCTGTCACAGGTTATCTGTTTTATGTACTACTGTGTGAAAGTGGTgaaagtttcagcaaatatgacaaaaaattatttttgttaaagtaaccaactgtagctttaagaaaacatacaagtTCACTGAAAATCATTATTTGACCCCTATAAATTAGTTATTCTCTACCTTTTACGGGTGAataatattggattttttgccaatatccgatAAGCCGATATATATAACTGATTTGGCCAATAaccaatattgatatatccacttatTTACCTTCCTAATTTCAGTTCNtacagagccaaaatgacgacaactgtatcattgtccaaataattatggacctgactgtatataacTGATTTGGCCAATAaccaatattgatatatccacttatTTACCTTCCTAATTTCAGTTCTCATCAAGTCTCTTTTGTAGTGGCATTAACATCATATTGTGCAtacatactcttatcgtgatggcccaccagcagatagagacatgaaatagaatgctttacaatgtatgaaatattcattcattgttcaATATAAGAAAaggcatgttggctgattctaatagtttatttttaaagctaaTATTGATCGATATCAATGATGTACCGATATAATCAGCATGTTGCCCAATTCTGATTcatttagttcattttaaagccaatatcaggCAACACCAATGATGTGCCGATATAATCTTGCAGCCCTACTACCTTTGATGTATATCACCAGAATCTCAACACCAGCAAAAGGCAGGGAAGAAGAATACTGGTCACTAGCCAACACTGCTGTAAACAAGAGCTTTGAAAATGCTTTATGAGGATGGAAATGCATTCAATGTGTTAACCCTGAACAacaattgtttttctttatgcaTTAAATCTCAATCAAAGAGACTCCTAAACTCCACTTGTGGCTCTGAAGTTTGTGTAGCTAAGTCAGATCCTCCCACTCTTGTCCTGATCCCTCAATTTGTTATCTTCCTCTTCAGGTTTTAACCAATCTCAGTGCAGCAATGA
This window encodes:
- the ldlrad2 gene encoding low-density lipoprotein receptor class A domain-containing protein 2 — protein: MMEVEAESCWQRLLRLLLLICFMPLRSSAIETVNVVDFCGQTIRSDGMIVNSHQESKKYYFVTMATDCHLTMQASSPKDKVQFHFRFFLVYSLLRVAPLSPAPLLPESPRGSAPLNPRLEPTSGESSGDPCHAGSYVQFYDGRDRSSPPLGPPLCGKSPPRPVLSTGNYLTLRLVTRGTQPRVDFVGDFTSFRLGFNQSQCSNEPYFTCRNGKCIPLSLVCDDKGIDNCGDGSDLEENLTTGCKAGQLLPPEPPPPIATPPPPFVNPPTVPMSSHINCGMPDSAPSHESVTDSPASLSLLVLYIILGVVAGSVVLCWCCWSPGWFLWRVSFCRFVPCCNSACASCQLCARSCTNSKERRLAKVTPHTPVNGTPAGPAATNNSADENVTTAAV